One Aegilops tauschii subsp. strangulata cultivar AL8/78 chromosome 2, Aet v6.0, whole genome shotgun sequence genomic window, ACAACAAACTACGCGAAGCAGTGGGAATACGAAGAACATTAGAAAGATGCAGTTTTCGGGAATTGTGTGCAAGAAGTGATGCCTGACCAACATGAGAGATGCGCATACCTGCTCCATTGGCTGTGTGCACCTGATCATGGCCACGATATGGCTCCTGAGTGGAGAGCTTGCCCATGTCGTTGGTGAGGTGGTTCGTAGCTCCCGTGTCCATGTACCATGTAGGGTCAATAGAGTAAGACGGAGTGCGGCCATGATCGTGACTCGTCACCGCGGTGGCGGCCTGCTTGTCATTCCCTTTGCCATTGTTGCCGAGGCCCAGAAAGTCTTGCTTGTAGCGACGATGACAGCGAGAGGCAAGGTGGCGCTCAATGCCACACAGCTGGCAGGCCTGCGGAGCACCGCAAGAAGAACAGCACGCCACCGGCCGGTTACCGCCCGTGATGGTCGGAGCATTGCCCCGCGGGGCCGGTTGTGTAGACGGCGCCGGTCTGCCACCTGAAGATGATGCCCGCTGGGGTTTGCCACGAGTCGCGGCATTGGCGGAGGCGAAACCGGGAGAGGCGCGGCGCGCCTTAATGCGCTGTTCACGACCAAGGAGTCGTGCATAGAGCTCATGAGGTGGGAGCGGATCATCACGTCCATGGACATTCTCAACAAGGTTGTCATAATCATCATCAAGCCCGTTAAGCACGAAAGTGGTGAACTCCTCATCCTGCAGTGACTGGCCAATTGAGGCCAACGTGTCGGCGAGACCCCGCATCTTGTTGAAGTAGTCCGTGATGCTGAGGTCACCAAGCTTAGTCTCACCCAGCTCGGTGCGTATAGAGTGGGCACGCGCCTGAGACTGAGAGGCGAAACTGGTGTGAAGCGCCGCCCACGCCTCCCGAGACGTAGCGGCGAAGATGACCAGCGACGAGACGCTCGGGGTGAGCGAGGACTGGATGGCGGAGAGGATGGCCTGATCCTGGGCCACCCATGTGTGATATGCCGGGTGCTGAGGGGGCGGACACGGGATGGATCCGTCAATGTAGCACTCCAGATAGCGGCTCCGCAGAAGAGGCagcacctgggcacgccaggacaAGTAGTTGTCCGGCGCGAGCTTGACTGGAAGCAGATGCGAGAAGTAAAATGGCGACGGCACCGCGCACGGATCAGCGTGAGCGTGTGGCGGTGCATAAAGACCCATCGacgtgttggggaatgtagtaatttcaaaaaaattcctactcacacgcaagatcatggtgatgcatagcaacgagagggggagtatatcttcatacccttgaagatccttaagcgaaagcgtttatcaacgcggttgatgtagtcgtacgtcttcacgatccgaccgatccaagtacaaacgcacggcacctccgagttctgcacacgttcagctcgatgacgtccctgccttctcgatccagcaagagaggcgaagtagtagatgagttccggcagcacgatggcgtggtgacggtgttgataaagaacaatctccgcagggcttcgcctaagcactacggaaactatgacggaggataaactagaggggacggggttgccggcacacggcttggtgtttcttgatgtgtcttgggtgctagccctacccctctatttatatgttgagccttggggtcaaaacttggagtaaaagcctccacaaagtcggtttcacccaaaaggcaagagtccttctcgaactccagggccagacgccagggttcccggcgtctgggtctggcccctggactccggcaaacttccttttgcgcttttcaaaaacctcgtgggctttcccctttggcccagataaagtgttctcgtgcccaaacatttcaggaaacatccggaaccccttccgatggattccggaacctttccgtagatcaaacactactatccacatatcaatctttacttccggaccattccggagttcctcgtcatatccgtgatctcatccaaaactccgaacaacattcggtcaccaacatacataactcatagtactatatcatcaacgaacgttaagcgtgcggaccctacgggtttgagaactatgtagacatgatcgagacacctctcttgtcaataaccaatagcgggacctggatgcccatattggctcctacatattctacgaagatctttatcggtcaaaccgcataacaacatacgttgttcgctttgtcatcggtatgttacttgcccgagatccgatcatcggtatctcaatacctagttcaatctcgttaccggcaagtctctttactcgttctgtaatacatcattccgcaactaactcattagttgcaatgcttgcaaggcttaagtgatgtgtattaccgagagggcccagagatacctctccgacaattggagtgacaaatcctgatctcaaaatacgccaacccaacaagtacctttggagacacctgtagagcacctttataatcacccagttacgttgtgacgtttgatagcacacaaagtgttcctccggtaaacgggagttgcataatctcatagtcataggaacatgtataagtcatgaagaaagcaatagcaacatactaaacgatcgagtgctaagctaacggaatcggtcatgtcaatcacatcattctcctaatgatgtgatcccgttaatcaaatgacaactcatgtctatggctaggaaacataaccatctttgatcaatgagctagtcaagtagaggcatactagtgacactctgtttgtctatgtattcacacaagtattatgtttccggttaatacaattctagcatgaataataaacatttatcatgatataagggaataaataataactttattactgcctctagggcatatttccttcacgacgAGGCCGCCCCGGGATGCGCAGCAGGCACTGAGTAGGGTGGTTAGGATCCAGGGGAACCAGCCACCAAGGCGCCGTAGGATGCCGCGACCGGAGCCCCATATTGCGAGGCAGCCACAGCCCCTGGTGGCGCCGGGCAGGGTTGGAGCGGGGGCGCCGGGTAGGGTTGGGGCGACGCCGGGTAGGGGTTCGTCGGGGGCGCCGAGtggggtgacggcggcggcgcACCGTAGTGGTGCGACGGAGGCGCACCGTAGAGGTGAGGCGGCGGGGCGCCGTAGGGTGGCGGCGGGGCACCGTAGGGTTGCTGTGGGGGCGGTGCACCGTAGTGCGGCGCCAGCTAGGACGACGATGGCGGCGGCCCACCATGGACCGGCGCAGAGACGCCGCCCACAGAAGGATCAGCGCCAGAGGGCACCGCAGCCCTCGACGAGGCAGCACGATCGCCTGGGACACCCGATCCGATCGGGGATGCGGGCGACACAGGCGCACGGTAGGCCATTGCAAGAGGCCGCGAGGCAAGGAACAGTGACACATGAGCAAGGGCCGGCACCGCGGCGGTGGGAGCGGCGACAGAGGtcggcgcggcgacggcggcggcgatagcggcggcggcagcggaagACATCGTAAAAGGTACAATATACAAGGTGTATATACAAGTCTATGTATAAACAAGTCTACGTATATATATACAGTCTAACACGAGTGACGCCGGCCTGATCAAGGTTATCGATCTCCAGTCCCTCGGCCTCGACGGCACCATCGACGCGGAGCTGCTCTGCGCCGCGCCGGCGCTCCGCGTGGTGAGCCTGCAGAACAACACGCTGCGCGGCGGCCTCCCGGCGGGCGTCTCGGCCTGCTCGGAACTCACCCACCTCTACGTCAGCCGCAATTGGCTCTCCGGCGCCCTGCCGAGCTCCCTCGGCAACCTCGGGAAGCTCCACGCGCTCGACGTCTCCAGGAACGACTTCTCCGGCGAGATCCCCGCCGGACTCAGCCACCTTCACGGCCTCATAAGGTTCAATGCCAACGACAACCACTTCCAAGGCACCATTCCTGATTTCGACCTCGCCAGGTTCGAGAGCTTCAATGTGTCCAACAACAACCTCACCAGACCTATCCCCAAGAGCACCGGACACTTTCGGCGCGACAGCTTCGCCGGCAACGCCCCTGGCATGTGCGGCCAACCTGTGTTCCCCGTCTGTCCCTCTGAGGAAAGCAAATCAAGGAAGACGCAAAGTCGTGTATGATTGTGATTCATCTGATGTAATTTTTATGATGTGTTTGTTGCGGTATGATAAATTGTCATTTCATAACGATTTATACATGTTTTATTCATGGATTCATATGACTTATTTGCTGCATTATTTATAGAAATATATGACCTCCGATCTCTTAATTTTAGATTGGTCATGATTAGCTCTCCAAGAGATAGTTTCCTTCCATGTATGGTTCTCTCTAATTGTTTGTTATTATTTGAAGTTTCTTTTCTATCTTCTTAACGTTCATATCTTAGTCGTATTTTTTTGGAATGCACGTCCGATGTCGAGGGTCTGGTCGGCTTGCCTTTGTTTCTACTCAAGTGCTAACAAACTCAACTTTTCCTTGCACGCCCGTTTTTTGTATACAGCGTCATATCTTGTATTTTCAAAAGCCAATATTTTACTTTATTTCTTCAACATTTGGCCTATTTAAGCCACATAGTTACAATAATGCCAGTTTTAGATGGTTGTTTTCCTTTCCATGATTTCAATCTGTTCTCAAATGTTTGTTTTGGCTATTGCTTTGCCAGAAAAGAGACTCCCATGCACGGGAGATCCCATGCATGCATGCTTATGTTCTTTGTACACTTTAGCTAGATTTCAGTCAGCTGAATTTTAGTTTTGTGGTCAGTCGATTTTCTGACCGTTGGAGTGTGCTTTTAGATTTTTGTAGCTTTTCTTTTTTCTATCATACTGGGCTGGACTGTTTGGATTCGACTTACTCCtattttgggtcagtcaatttcgTTCTTGGGCTGGATTTTGGTGTGTGCATGCTTTTTCCCATGGGTTTGCTTTTATTTTTTTGCACATGTACGcttttattttcctatttttcagtTGAGTTTTTTTTCTTTACGTGTATTTCTGGATGTTGAGTGTGTGTAAATGTATGCATGTACAAATTACATTAGAGTACGGAAACTTCACTCTTATATATTTATTCTACATATTATAAAAATTGCACTTTGTGCTAACTGTGTGAAatattttgttttttattttctttattcttAAGGGTAATAACAATGCTAATTGTTTGGCTAATTAAATACATTTTTCTATTATTATGTGTATGAATGCATGAAAGTACTATACAATATTTGTGTAAATTATACTAGACTGCTAAATTTGCATTGTTGTATGTGTATTCACTGCATATTATAAAAGGTGCAATTTCATTCCAATGTTGTGTGCAATTTTTTTCTTTATTGTTAAGAGTAATACCAATGTCATTAATTTACTCTCTCTTAGAAAATTTTGTTTGTTTTATTATGTTTAGTTTTTAATTCATTTCCTGTTTTTAAGAACgataccaatgccactaattcgtTCCTTGTCTAAAAACTTTGTTTTTATGTAGAATTCACTATATATTTTTATTCTTACATAACTAAAAAATTACAATTTATTTTTactttctttcttcttaaaggtgGTACAAATGCCACTATACTTGATTTCTTCttagaaaaaaaatatttttatttttgtgtGTGTAAGTAAGTATACACGCAAATATGATAGACCATGTGTGTAGATTATAGTAGAGAGCAAAAATTGCACTATATATGATTATTTTTTGCATATTACAAAAGTGTAATTTCAGGGCGTACTTGTGTgcaatttatttttaaattttctttcttcttaaagggtttcATTTTCCCCTAAAAAATTtcattattttgtttttattctagtttttgtattttctttcttcttaaagggtttcATTCTTACATAGAAAACTTGATTATTTTGTTTtagtttattttttatattttttaaaGGGTTTCACTATTCCatagaaaacttcattattttgtcTTATTTGTAgttttttattttaatttttctTGAAGGGTTTCATTCTTCCCCAGAAAACGTcgttattttattttttgtttctgatttttattttctttcttcttaaagggttttATTCTTCCCCAGAAAACGTcgttattttattttttgtttctgatttttattttctttcttcttaaagggttttATTCTTCCCTATAAAACTTCATCATTTTGTTTTCATTTAAATTTTAATTTCATTTCATTTACTTTATTTAACTGTAATTCCAATATCGTTCCTCTATTATATGGTTATCCTTTGTATTATAAAAATCACAATTTCTGTGTAAAATGCGTGCAAATTTCTTTTTGCGAAACCCTTCTGTGGAaattgtgtgtatgtttgtcaatatttgattttttttatatttttctttctttttaatGATAAGACCGATTCCACTATATTATTCCTTGTTAGGAAActtcttttctgcgaaactttCACCATTATATACTTATTCTTGCATATTAGATCCATCCATCACATATATCTTTCATCATTAGATCCATCCATCACATATGTTCTCAAATTTTATTTATTTGGTATTGCAAAGTTGATGTGTTCTCTATAATGATCAATGTAAATGTATTTTGAAATACAGTATATTTTTTGAATGTGTTCACTTATTTTGAAATAGAAGGGCTTGAGATTGGGCCGCGGCTGGCCTGCTTCCAATTTTTGGCCCAACCCAAGAAGAACATGCCCAATTGGGCCGGCGGTGCGGAAGAAGGCtgctcgcggcggcggcgcggagggtcTCGTGGCGGCCCGGGTGGCGTCTGATACCAAGTTAAAACATGAGGGTTTAGGGTTTTGCGTGGGGGTTGACATCCACCTCACGTCTCATTATATAGATGATCAGATTACAATTACATACGTATTCGTATACGTGTACAAGTACAATATATAAACTAGACCCTGTTTTACAATCTGTACTGCTTGATGTATACACTTAACAACGTAACATCTGTACACCTTCTGTAGCAATGACGATGCATTATTGAGTACCAACTTCCAAGTGTTCAAAAACATGTGGAGCTGAATGGCAAACCAAAGTTAGTTCCAGCATTTACACAAGTCCACTGACTGCTGATATCAACAGGTATATGCTTGAGAAATTATTTAGCCTCCTATGTCTTTAGTATTGCACTCATGGTAAAACTTGTGTGACGGCTCCTGTGCGTAGTTTTAAATAACGCGCTAAGACTCTTAGCGACGGATATCTTTTAAACGCTATAGCGCGCTACTTAAAATGTGTGTTCATGTGTTTGGACCAGAGTACCTTAGCGCAGGACCCCTTCTAAATGCTATAGCGTGCTATAGCGAAACAATAGCGGGTTATTTAAAACCATGCTCCTGTATCATATGTACCTGGTCATTCCATGTTTCCATCCTTTTTTGCTTATCTAAAGACGAAGTTGCTGCTCCATGCTGTTTGATCACTGTAGTGATAATATGGTAAAATCAGATAAGCAATTCAACTTTAAGTGTCCTTTTGGCAAAGATGTGGGATTGATCATGCTAGCTAGCCTTTAAGCAGATTTGAGCATCATATCAGGAATGGCTTTCAGAGGGGTCAAGATGCTCTCGTCTCACAAATCTCAAGGAAAAATCATATAATTCAAAATGCAACATAAAGTTGTATATCATGATATTTGACATTCCATATAAGTTGACATCTACTGTAGAATATATTCTGCTGGCCCAAAAGGCGGTGATGATAAGACACTCTGGTAGGGAGGCACCTGCACCAAACTAACACGATTAGATCTTGTTTTCTAGGACGCCCGTATATAAATAGATGCTGGAGGGAAAAACACTGCAAACCAAGAACCGAAGAGACCGAACTTCACTAGTGGTAATGCATTAGCAGAGAGCAAGCCTTACATGGCTGCAAGGGCCTTATCTCTGATAGCCAAGAATGACTTGCCTGTGTCTTGTTCCTCCCTCAAGGCTTAATTGGCCTTGGGGTGTGGTTTCATGGGCAGTCTTCTTGGCTAGCCTGAGTGGCTCCTGCCGCTCATGCTACGCTGTCTCTTTCATCATAAGTCAAAGCACTGCTGATGTTCATGTTCATCTTCCATGCATGGAGAAAATTAGCTCGGTGTGGTTGCGAAGATGTACAAAATGGAGGATACCATGGGTTTTTGTGATGGTATGGAAGATTATAAAAGAGAAGAAATAATCCCACTAAGCCTGGTTAGTTGTGCATAGTGTCCTTGTCATTGACAATGACATCCGGCTTTCTGGCTTTACgaaacatcatcatcatcaaatcTAACTTCTGGCCTGCTGATTCCCCAATATGCAGTACAGTTTCTAAAATTAGTATGGTTCTGTATTAGTAGCAGACTAGCAGTGAAAAATATGTGAATGTGGCAGTTCACTATGTATAATAACCCTATTAGAGTTAGAGGGTGCTGGGAAATTTACGCCGTACGCATAGGAAGGGTGCAACTAATATGTGTTATTCTTTATTTTTCTATTACGCATGTCCCACTAAAAAGAAGCATTGATTGGCATGAAGAAGAAACCGCCAGGCGAATGAACCACTTCTTTTTCACGGGACTGGTTAACATCCACACACACTCAAACCAACTGAGACATTCAGATTTGTTTTATCAAACCAATTAAGtaaggagaggaggagaagaattCCAGGATGGCCTAGCGTTTCACAGTCGAATGTTCATTCAAGTCCCTATCTTTATGACATTAACAAGGATGGCACACAGGAATTGTTTTGGCTACTTACATTGTGTAGTGAATTTCTTCAGGTAAGGAACTCAACACATGGCATTTTTTATTCTTTTCTGTCAACACGCGGATCTTTATTTGTTTGTTATGTACGATATCAGGTTATTTGATGATGGAAAAACTAGAAGTGCCATGTAGGAAAGTTCGTAAAGAGTGGCATATTGGGCTAAATCCAGATCCAATAGACCGTTCCCACGTGGATGTTCATGACAGTTCAATTGCAAAACATGCTGCTTCTGAGGAATCTCACCCAAACATTCAGGACAAATTGGTTGGTGGTGAATCTTCAAAGGAACCTCAGTGCGCAGGTTAGCTTATAATCTGATGCCACATCGCTATTTTATTTTCGCATTTGGATGCAAAGATTTTTCTCTAGCATTTTGTATCTGGTAGGCTTTGCATTCAAATTATATGCACTGTTTCTTTACAGTAGAATCTGGGCTATTAGTTTGGTGTTGGTGTTTTTCCCTCCGAGAAAACTCAAAAACTTTGTCTTGATGCATTGATAGAAAAGTATTGCTGTTTGGTGAACATATTTGTAGACTAGGCTCACTTATTCTTGTAGATTGTAAAGTTCACTTCTTCACATAATTGAGTTAGTATAAACAAATGTACAATTTGTCTGTTGTCACCACTAACCAGTATAAGGATTGATAATGCTTTAAAGAAATTTGATGTTACATGTACACAGTAATCATTGCACTACTCTGATGTGGATATATAGTGGATTATCCATACGGCCGTGCTTTGGGTGTGTGGATGCACGAAGTACAACCAACACATCGCAGGGAGCTGATCCCTTGAAACATCCACCTGAGCTACAGCCGGCAGAAATAAAACCTAGCTAATTCTACTGCTGAAAAAGGGAACATGGAGTTGCCGAATATGGAGTTGCTGAGCTATAATCAGCTTGAAGGTTGTCGAGGGGTCGTGGCCGGAGAACCACCGAGGAATAGTCGCCGCCCTAACCTCGATGTGCTACTTCACAAGCCACAGCGTCTGCAACCTCGGTTGCTGCATGATTTAAGTGATCGTTGCTTGGTCCCTCTTCGTTATTGTTGTGTGAATGTAGATAGACTTTGTTGGGTAGTGTTTGGTGGTTGCTCGACCGCTGTCGAAGTGTTTCGAAGCTGTCCAGCTCTGTCTGTTTAGCCGTTTTCAGTGGTAGTGTCCCTAAAGCTGTCGAAGTGTTTCTGTATGATCATGTCATGATAGTCGTTGACCAAGCCGACGTTAATTATTGTACTTAACTTGTTATGCCTTTGCTCAGATGTTGTATGCTTATTATATCCTCACTGTGTGCCATTGTTGGCAGTCTCATGTATCACTCACACTCAGGAAGCAAAAGTGGTAGGAGTTGGGTGAAACGCAGGTGAGAAGATCAACAGAAACGCTGGAGCTAGCTGAAGCTGCAGCCTTCCTATGAAGCGGAGCAGCAGACTGGAACGCTGAAGCTGCAGAGGTCTATATCAAGCCTGGAACATTTTGTTTTTGAATTCTTCTTTAAAAGCCACGGGTTGTCCATTGCGGTAGACTCTGCGTCCAAGTTTCGCAGGAATGCTCTCATTTCTCATCTGTTCTGGTAGTTTAATGCAACCAAAAAGAAAAGTTAGAACATGGGTCTGTGATGTTGTGGATGGACTTCTACAGGTCCTAGACCAAAAAGAATTACTCCACAGTGACTCCTATTGCTAGCAGCTGTATGCCTGTGGATTAAGCATTTGCACTAACAAGATGGGAAAGTAGTGGCTTCACCCACCTTCGGTGCACCCACGAAAGAAAACATAGCAAAACATttctaaaaattctgaaactttGTGGGAATGATCATTAACAAATGTTACGGACGCTTGCAAAGTTTGGTGGTCAAATAACATTCGAGGAACTCtgtacaaaaaagacaaaattaCAAAATCTGCTCAAACAGTGCACTTACATTTTGACTAATTTTTTGTGATTTTGTCTTTTTTTTACAAAGCTCCTCGAATGTTATTTGACCACCAAACTTTGCAAGCGCCCATAACATCTGTTGATTATTATCCTGACaaagtttcagaattttttgaaatattTTGCTATGTTTTCTTCCATGGGTGCACCGAGCTGGGGTGTAGAAAAACCCTAAGAAGATTAATGAATGTAAATTTTAAGTGACAACAAGAGCTTTATAATGATGTAATATAGCTAGAGCACACAAATTGCTGGACCAAAGGTGTGTTAGGGTATCTCCAATGCGGACACGGATGCGGAAGCTGGCCATTCAACGCTGCCCGCTTACAATTGAAACCACATTTCAACAGACCGGATGAAATTGGATTTTCATATAAACCGAAGCACATTCATTACAATTCAGACATTTTTCATAtaaaccggacgaaattcattacattttgaacAATTTTTAACTAAACCCTACTCTAAACTCAACAGAAGTGCTTCTGGATGCTATGATGCAATAGCTTTCCTTCAAGCGTAGTTTACTCAACAGACAAGGCAAGGACCATTGGTCTCGAGGAAAGTGTTCAGTTCTATCCATCTGAGTACCAGTTGAATAATGGACTTGCAAAAAAAAGATTAATATCCATCTATGTCTACAGGAAACTGGATGGTAAACGA contains:
- the LOC109747811 gene encoding probable LRR receptor-like serine/threonine-protein kinase At4g31250 is translated as MLGWDASTDPCDGSGGHDGSASKWGETVRCFENGASDAGLIKVIDLQSLGLDGTIDAELLCAAPALRVVSLQNNTLRGGLPAGVSACSELTHLYVSRNWLSGALPSSLGNLGKLHALDVSRNDFSGEIPAGLSHLHGLIRFNANDNHFQGTIPDFDLARFESFNVSNNNLTRPIPKSTGHFRRDSFAGNAPGMCGQPVFPVCPSEESKSRKTQSRV